The proteins below are encoded in one region of Xenopus laevis strain J_2021 chromosome 8L, Xenopus_laevis_v10.1, whole genome shotgun sequence:
- the LOC121397294 gene encoding uncharacterized protein LOC121397294, translating into MDPSPETEESIPVTAEAADILESELIAKRRIKPSVKRIETYEARKDEINDGLSNLWNKTDHCITVADETGNTRLQLTDALIRLKTAYSNYKRLAEKYSSFLSNARMKEAIQELNAFTIMDQQRLITFLQTTTRLETRIAQLQDNASKASTSSRRSKGPSRSLHSISQKSSLSSQIIRARAEAEAAKVQAQCIKREAALKAHIANTQAEAAHKQAEAEAQLEVLQKEREAAVAVAKLNVLEQAFKEEELEVDRPCLTTPADPVMRTLRFVLDQEVRGMTFPTIVDPAYISPGHRIEDLVFCSREAQTTELANPHTHQTKGSSEPAYATGHTLRDEAETKPTPGSYTRQPSSSPNTKSLSGLNPSAAPFPPPYQPCVLATTPKVEVPEVRAHMKTERTDMSEFAKYMIRRELLITGLTEFDDRPEHYRSWRATFRAAIKNLDIEPMGELDLLIKWLGPRSKEQARLLKSVNIEAPARGLIQVWERLERDYGSPEVIERTLLNKFYNFPSFSNKDNRKLQELSDFLLELETAMSDPHLPGLCCLDTAYGLYPITEKLPHYLKDKWNMVGAEYKSLHHVLFPPFSFFCEFIRKMAIAKNDPSFLPPDQTQFITEPATWDIAGPRKDLRKTVSVRKTGFSSSKPIVTPEPRKGKPTDLDPNLSCPIHNKPHPLRKCRVFREKPFEERKTFLKDHNICYRCCASSEHFAKDCKAAITCSECNSDKHVTANHSRPKRQAPSNGDFHNSSRNYGGENAEEQTNPVATKCTEVCGKELCGRSCAKICLVKVAPVGHPEKAVKMYAILDDQSNRSLASPKFFKCFNIQSKAHPYTLRTCAGQISVSGRTACGFQIAPIDNDDYKPLPTLIECAQLPDNREEIPTPNAAQHQPHLKGIADKIPALDESAEILILLGRDIPSVHKVQEQTSGPSDAPYAQKLELGWVLIGEVCLDRVRKPYKVNTCKTNLMENRGELFGKSCSCHYQIKPKPNTNLQIICGSEEDICYKSLSPNFSGDVYNFLQIVSGEGGGKNMYAYCKDVANGRNRNPIYKRVI; encoded by the coding sequence ATGGATCCCTCACCAGAAACAGAGGAATCTATACCCGTTACTGCTGAAGCAGCTGACATACTAGAATCGGAACTGATCGCTAAACGCAGAATCAAACCATCTGTTAAACGCATAGAAACGTATGAGGCACGAAAGGATGAAATTAATGATGGTCTGTCTAACCTATGGAATAAAACAGATCACTGCATAACCGTCGCTGATGAGACAGGCAATACTAGACTGCAACTCACTGATGCACTAATAAGACTAAAGACTGCTTATTCTAACTATAAGAGACTTGCAGAGAAATATTCTTCTTTCTTGTCCAATGCCCGTATGAAAGAAGCAATACAAGAGCTGAATGCCTTTACTATCATGGACCAGCAGAGACTAATTACTTTCCTGCAAACAACAACCAGGCTGGAGACCAGAATTGCACAGTTACAGGATAATGCATCCAAGGCCTCCACTTCCTCTAGAAGGTCTAAAGGACCATCTAGATCACTGCATTCCATTTCACAGAAATCATCCCTAAGCAGCCAGATAATAAGGGCCAGAGCAGAAGCGGAGGCAGCCAAGGTCCAAGCTCAATGCATCAAAAGGGAAGCGGCGCTCAAGGCACATATAGCAAACACTCAAGCAGAGGCCGCTCACAAGCAGGCGGAAGCAGAAGCACAGCTGGAAGTCCTCCAGAAGGAAAGAGAGGCAGCAGTAGCCGTCGCAAAACTAAATGTTCTAGAACAAGCCTTTAAAGAGGAAGAGCTGGAAGTGGATCGTCCTTGTCTGACAACCCCAGCAGACCCAGTCATGAGAACTTTACGGTTTGTCTTAGatcaagaagtcagaggaatgaCCTTTCCTACAATCGTAGACCCTGCATACATTTCTCCAGGGCATCGAATCGAAGATCTTGTGTTTTGTTCCAGAGAAGCTCAAACAACTGAATTAGCCAACCCGCACACCCACCAAACTAAAGGGTCCAGTGAACCAGCTTATGCTACAGGACACACCCTTAGAGATGAAGCGGAAACAAAACCTACCCCTGGATCCTATACAAGGCAGCCTTCATCTTCTCCAAACACAAAATCTTTGTCCGGACTAAACCCATCTGCAGCACCTTTCCCCCCTCCATACCAACCGTGTGTGCTTGCCACAACTCCTAAGGTTGAAGTACCAGAAGTAAGAGCTCATATGAAAACGGAAAGGACTGATATGTCTGAATTCGCCAAATACATGATTCGACGTGAGCTCCTCATCACTGGACTCACAGAATTCGACGATCGTCCAGAGCACTATAGAAGTTGGAGAGCCACGTTCAGAGCAGCAATAAAGAACCTGGACATCGAACCTATGGGAGAACTTGATTTGTTAATCAAATGGCTTGGGCCTAGATCAAAAGAACAAGCTCGGTTGCTCAAGTCTGTTAACATTGAGGCACCAGCCAGGGGACTTATTCAGGTGTGGGAAAGACTAGAGCGAGATTATGGCAGTCCCGAAGTCATTGAACGTACTTTGCTCAATAAATTCTAcaactttccaagcttttccaacaaagataaccGCAAACTCCAAGAGCTAAGTGACTTTCTCCTTGAATTGGAAACAGCAATGTCAGACCCACATCTTCCAGGGCTCTGCTGCCTGGACACTGCTTATGGATTGTATCCAATCACAGAAAAACTGCCTCATTATCTTAAAGATAAATGGAATATGGTAGGCGCAGAGTACAAGTCACTTCATCATGTTCTCtttcctcccttttcctttttctgtgagTTCATCAGGAAAATGGCTATAGCCAAAAATGACCCAAGTTTCCTACCTCCAGACCAAACCCAATTTATTACAGAACCTGCTACGTGGGATATAGCAGGACCGCGCAAGGATCTCAGGAAAACCGTCTCTGTCAGGAAGACTGGGTTTTCCTCCAGTAAACCAATAGTCACTCCAGAACCAAGGAAGGGGAAACCTACTGATCTTGATCCTAATCTATCCTGCCCTATCCACAACAAACCACATCCACTAAGAAAGTGTCGTGTGTTCAGAGAAAAGCCCTTTGAGGAGCGAAAGACATTCTTGAAAGATCATAACATTTGCTATAGGTGTTGTGCGTCCAGCGAGCATTTTGCCAAGGACTGTAAAGCCGCTATTACGTGTTCTGAATGTAACAGTGACAAACACGTGACAGCCAACCATTCAAGGCCCAAAAGGCAAGCTCCTTCCAATGGTGACTTCCACAACTCCTCACGGAATTACGGCGGGGAGAATGCTGAGGAACAGACTAATCCTGTGGCCACCAAGTGTACTGAAGTCTGTGGCAAGGAATTGTGCGGAAGATCTTGTGCTAAGATATGTCTGGTCAAGGTTGCTCCCGTTGGGCATCCAGAAAAGGCCGTAAAAATGTACGCTATCTTAGATGACCAGAGCAACAGGTCACTAGCAAGTCCCAAGTTCTTCAAGTGCTTCAACATCCAAAGCAAAGCTCATCCCTACACCCTACGCACATGCGCTGGCCAAATAAGTGTATCAGGGAGAACAGCTTGTGGATTTCAGATAGCACCTATTGACAATGATGACTACAAACCTCTCCCCACGCTTATTGAATGTGCTCAACTGCCAGACAACAGGGAAGAGATCCCCACTCCAAATGCTGCACAGCATCAACCGCATCTTAAGGGCATAGCGGACAAGATACCTGCCCTAGATGAGAGTGCTGAAATTCTAATTCTTTTGGGAAGAGATATACCAAGCGTTCACAAGGTGCAAGAACAAACCAGTGGACCAAGTGATGCCCCTTATGCCCAGAAGCTTGAGTTGGGCTGGGTTCTAATTGGTGAAGTTTGCTTAGACAGGGTTAGAAAACCCTATAAAGTTAATACCTGCAAAACAAACCTGATGGAGAACAGAGGTGAGCTCTTTGGGAAATCATGCTCATGTCATTATCAGATAAAACCTAAACCCAACACGAACCTACAGATCATATGTGGATCAGAAGAGGACATTTGTTACAAGTCCTTATCTCCTAACTTCAGTGGCGACGTGTACAACTTCTTGCAAATCGTTTCTGGGGAAGGTGGAGGAAAGAATATGTATGCCTATTGCAAGGACGTCGCAAATGGCAGGAACAGAAACCCAATTTACAAGAGGGTGATCTAG